In a genomic window of Bradyrhizobium sp. LLZ17:
- a CDS encoding phage exclusion protein Lit family protein produces MSENEVRDDHSLQTAVRDLFIGSAPERESDLVGMWKELDLIFQLTPDMHEGDRIIMDAGAYRYIRFNHRVLRAFWIGGYAAWEGYRTVAESPSLQALDLTRFRELVSAYESCLASTEADLEALPVGVAEPGQYPDANIDPQGRAASELATIAVAWALLHELRHIRHQREGTGADPHSEDKSAKHAEELSCDAFATTFLLEQIDLYATGQSADLVRQKRQLGIYFGLFAVTLLAKDKWGESKTHPAVQVRIDAVRTLMADQKSDIAAAMAHFAFAVLGIVWPGAPSHIRESRTSSLSLWRIAEP; encoded by the coding sequence ATGTCTGAAAACGAAGTACGAGACGATCACTCGTTGCAAACTGCGGTCAGAGATCTTTTTATCGGTAGCGCACCCGAGCGCGAGAGCGACTTGGTTGGGATGTGGAAGGAGCTGGACCTCATATTTCAGCTAACACCCGACATGCATGAAGGGGATCGCATCATCATGGATGCGGGCGCCTATCGGTATATCCGGTTCAATCACCGCGTCCTGCGCGCATTCTGGATCGGCGGATATGCCGCGTGGGAGGGCTATCGGACGGTAGCTGAAAGCCCGTCTTTGCAGGCGCTCGACCTCACCCGATTTAGAGAGCTCGTCTCGGCGTACGAAAGCTGCCTTGCGAGCACGGAGGCGGACCTAGAGGCTTTGCCGGTCGGTGTCGCAGAGCCGGGGCAATATCCCGATGCCAATATTGATCCCCAAGGGCGGGCCGCGAGCGAACTTGCGACGATCGCCGTGGCATGGGCTCTTCTACACGAATTGAGGCATATCCGGCATCAGCGCGAGGGAACAGGCGCCGATCCTCATAGCGAGGACAAGTCGGCCAAGCATGCAGAGGAACTGTCATGCGACGCCTTCGCCACAACTTTTCTCCTTGAACAGATCGATTTGTACGCGACGGGCCAATCCGCGGACCTGGTGCGGCAGAAGCGCCAGCTGGGAATCTATTTCGGACTCTTCGCTGTAACCCTGCTCGCCAAGGATAAGTGGGGCGAGTCGAAGACTCATCCGGCGGTCCAGGTTCGGATAGACGCAGTCAGAACTCTTATGGCTGACCAGAAATCCGACATTGCAGCTGCTATGGCGCATTTTGCCTTTGCCGTGCTGGGAATTGTTTGGCCTGGAGCTCCCAGCCATATTAGGGAATCTAGAACCTCATCACTTTCCCTCTGGCGCATTGCCGAACCCTGA
- a CDS encoding tyrosine-type recombinase/integrase yields the protein MTEPANQLTLTDTVIRNATLPPGKAQHYLHDDKLPGLALRMRATGGRTWVYLFTKPGVRGTQRKTLGAWPKYNEKAARKAATIAAGEVVKGLDPNDAKREARRQQAAEKQRTTLATLIVEDGPYQTSLTERQVVNWKPAMSALRRGLKDHAESGVGDLTRRQVMAAVDKIAKTGKRGAAKDLRKHVHTFLEWCVGEGYVEHNVLAGYRAPKETRAQRVGRRTKGRALTDEEIIKVWYASGKLGAFGLLARMCLLGGPRRSEPMMIEWRKHIMDDRITFDAAWTKMGLHHDVPRTHLVDEVLSAARHFQRATSDYVFPSPKTGGQMSGFTKMVNRLVKEASVARFTMHDPRRSLRTIMSRCGYDNEIQRLCVGQKPGGIDQVYNHDEQWIIRKMAFEAAHDYIAELVGAKRVGKIVRLPRTNPLDPIKAELLGRLREHYAAEAS from the coding sequence ATGACGGAGCCGGCCAACCAGCTGACGCTTACCGATACGGTGATCCGCAACGCAACGCTGCCGCCGGGTAAGGCGCAGCATTATCTCCACGACGACAAGCTGCCCGGCCTCGCCTTGCGCATGCGCGCCACCGGCGGCCGGACCTGGGTCTACCTCTTCACCAAGCCGGGGGTGAGGGGGACCCAGCGCAAGACCCTCGGCGCGTGGCCCAAATATAATGAGAAGGCCGCGCGCAAGGCCGCCACCATCGCCGCAGGCGAGGTCGTCAAGGGCTTGGACCCGAACGACGCGAAGCGCGAGGCGAGGCGGCAACAGGCAGCCGAGAAGCAGCGCACCACGCTCGCGACGCTCATCGTTGAAGATGGTCCCTACCAGACGTCCTTGACCGAACGTCAAGTCGTCAACTGGAAGCCAGCAATGTCGGCGCTCCGGCGCGGACTCAAGGATCACGCCGAGAGCGGCGTGGGGGACCTGACGCGACGCCAGGTCATGGCTGCGGTCGACAAGATTGCCAAGACCGGCAAGCGCGGTGCAGCCAAGGACTTGCGCAAGCACGTGCATACCTTTCTCGAATGGTGCGTCGGCGAAGGTTACGTCGAGCATAACGTGCTCGCCGGCTATCGCGCGCCCAAGGAAACCCGAGCGCAGAGAGTCGGGCGCCGAACAAAGGGCCGCGCGCTAACCGATGAGGAGATCATCAAGGTCTGGTATGCATCCGGCAAGCTCGGGGCTTTCGGTCTCCTGGCACGCATGTGCCTGCTCGGTGGCCCGCGCCGCAGCGAGCCTATGATGATCGAGTGGCGAAAGCACATCATGGATGACCGTATCACCTTCGATGCGGCGTGGACCAAGATGGGGCTGCACCACGATGTGCCGCGCACTCACCTGGTTGACGAGGTGCTCTCGGCCGCGAGACATTTCCAGCGAGCAACCTCCGACTATGTCTTCCCGTCACCGAAGACCGGCGGCCAGATGTCCGGGTTCACCAAGATGGTCAACCGCCTGGTCAAGGAAGCGAGCGTCGCCAGGTTCACTATGCATGACCCAAGGCGCAGCCTGCGAACCATCATGTCACGCTGTGGCTACGACAACGAAATCCAGCGGCTGTGTGTTGGGCAAAAGCCAGGCGGAATCGATCAGGTCTACAATCATGACGAACAGTGGATCATCCGCAAGATGGCGTTCGAAGCGGCTCACGACTACATTGCGGAGTTGGTCGGCGCGAAACGCGTTGGCAAAATCGTGCGCCTGCCGCGGACGAATCCGCTTGACCCGATCAAGGCCGAGCTCCTCGGGCGTCTCCGTGAGCACTATGCGGCTGAGGCGTCTTAG
- a CDS encoding 7-cyano-7-deazaguanine synthase: MSNAARILVRPSMAHPEISTSATQCVVGKDIKLNPQHLQDYSATLLLPIEQDLVVVAGAIAYADRIIRRNRSSGWKRTIEVTLPVSDPARWSERSVSASLTDALSFVTGDDWDFTFEPGAQALTIPQSSFNFLEREYVVVPFSDGLDSFLQWQILSSQAGGPSPLRIQTSSRAIDERRNRDIDAAGHHQPPCLKLPVSLAVGTHPEISFRTRTFLFFSMAALAAVKTGAPRIVVGENGVGALGPSLLPYADECPHRTTHPGFTRRMAAFVNALLGSNMRFDHPQKFRTKGQVLVEALKADIANGFEQTRSCVRGSRDRLGGVHCGICSGCLLRRTTFHAAGIANGPYFWDDLSGVSLDSCRSDSSGRQATPNDEGIAHHAAHGMTALAALAEKSVDDPVFRRAAWDIANDVTGTTATAIHSLARAHAAEWSAFRESYGPGGLLNHLGKE; the protein is encoded by the coding sequence ATGTCGAACGCGGCGCGCATCCTTGTCCGGCCAAGCATGGCCCATCCGGAAATCTCGACCAGCGCTACGCAGTGTGTCGTCGGAAAGGACATTAAGCTCAATCCCCAGCACCTTCAGGACTACAGCGCGACGCTTTTGCTTCCCATCGAGCAGGACCTCGTTGTCGTCGCCGGCGCCATCGCGTACGCGGACAGAATTATCCGCCGAAACCGGTCATCCGGCTGGAAACGGACGATTGAAGTCACGCTGCCCGTAAGCGATCCTGCCCGGTGGTCCGAGCGCAGCGTAAGCGCATCCCTCACGGACGCCCTCAGCTTTGTGACCGGAGACGATTGGGATTTTACGTTCGAGCCCGGCGCTCAAGCTCTGACCATCCCGCAGTCCAGCTTCAACTTTCTTGAACGCGAATACGTCGTTGTCCCCTTCAGTGACGGCCTGGATAGCTTCCTGCAATGGCAGATCCTGTCTTCACAAGCCGGTGGACCATCGCCCCTGCGCATTCAAACGTCCTCCCGCGCCATTGACGAACGCCGCAATCGCGACATTGACGCGGCAGGACATCATCAGCCTCCGTGCCTCAAGCTGCCGGTTTCGCTCGCTGTGGGTACGCATCCCGAAATATCGTTCAGAACGCGCACTTTCTTGTTCTTCAGCATGGCGGCACTCGCCGCCGTGAAAACTGGCGCGCCCCGGATCGTTGTGGGCGAAAATGGCGTCGGCGCGCTCGGTCCCAGCTTGCTCCCATACGCAGACGAATGCCCCCACCGCACCACGCACCCAGGTTTTACGCGCCGCATGGCAGCTTTCGTGAACGCCTTGCTCGGCAGCAACATGCGGTTCGATCATCCGCAAAAATTTCGTACAAAGGGCCAGGTACTCGTTGAAGCCTTAAAAGCCGACATCGCTAACGGATTTGAGCAGACCCGGTCCTGTGTCAGGGGTTCGCGCGACCGCTTGGGAGGTGTTCACTGCGGCATATGTAGTGGTTGCCTTCTGCGGCGAACGACCTTTCATGCGGCCGGGATCGCGAATGGTCCATATTTTTGGGACGATCTGTCCGGAGTTTCACTGGATAGTTGCCGCAGCGATTCCTCGGGTCGTCAGGCAACGCCGAACGATGAAGGAATTGCGCACCATGCAGCCCACGGCATGACCGCGCTGGCGGCACTTGCTGAAAAGAGCGTCGATGACCCTGTCTTCCGCCGTGCGGCCTGGGATATTGCAAACGACGTCACCGGCACGACAGCAACCGCCATACACAGCTTGGCGCGGGCCCACGCCGCCGAATGGTCGGCTTTTCGCGAGTCGTACGGACCCGGCGGTCTCTTAAACCACTTAGGCAAAGAATAA
- a CDS encoding Fic family protein: protein MIFDKLAIFEAKFDRLNGFSTMDLNFGPLKLFQDKLLPDQARPVGLSALVHALAIKAPVRRPSAISEKHIRGSHRDEGEWRLFDKRYWPGQTFADHLNFALRHEDLDLLVLKRVFKAVPKSAIEAFVREAPTGVPTRRVWFLYEMLTGDTLDVAESPAIAAVDLLDPKAYFTGKPKVSKRHRVRDNLLGTKDFIPIIRRTPALVRFTESGLAAKALDTVGRTGGHVVARAASFLLLADSRASFEIEGEHPPRNRLERWGRAVVQAGKHALTLDEIVRLHGVLIEDNRLIRPGLRPDGVFLGERDHENNPMPEFIGARPDDLDSLMKGMIAANTRMRDDGIDAVLQAAITAFGFVYIHPFQDGNGRLHRCLIHHVLAERKFTPPGMVFPVSSVMLDRIDDYRTTLQAHSGPLMDSIEWKATADRNVEVLNDTADLYRYFDCTEEAEFLYQCVQRTIEHDLPHEIDYLRRHDEARRKIMETVEMPDRLADDLLLFIRQNKGTLSKKRREREFKALKDEEVAQIEEVVRDAFDGFEEGDAAESSSADDSK from the coding sequence TTGATTTTCGACAAATTGGCCATTTTTGAAGCCAAATTCGACAGACTGAATGGATTTTCGACAATGGACCTAAATTTTGGCCCTCTTAAGCTGTTCCAGGACAAGCTTCTGCCGGATCAGGCAAGGCCTGTCGGGCTGTCGGCCCTGGTCCATGCGCTGGCCATCAAGGCCCCGGTGCGCCGCCCGAGCGCGATTTCCGAAAAGCACATCCGCGGCAGCCATCGCGATGAAGGGGAATGGCGGCTTTTCGACAAGCGTTACTGGCCGGGCCAAACCTTCGCCGACCACCTGAACTTTGCCCTGCGCCATGAGGACCTGGACCTGCTCGTCCTCAAACGGGTGTTCAAGGCTGTACCGAAATCGGCAATCGAAGCATTCGTCCGCGAAGCGCCGACGGGCGTACCGACGCGACGCGTCTGGTTTCTATATGAGATGCTGACGGGAGACACGCTAGATGTGGCGGAATCGCCCGCTATCGCCGCGGTCGATCTACTCGACCCTAAAGCTTACTTCACTGGAAAACCGAAGGTTTCCAAGAGGCACCGCGTCCGCGACAATCTGCTCGGAACGAAAGACTTTATTCCAATCATCCGCCGCACACCGGCGCTTGTCCGGTTCACGGAAAGCGGCCTTGCGGCAAAAGCGCTGGACACTGTCGGCCGCACCGGCGGCCACGTTGTCGCGCGCGCAGCCAGCTTTCTTCTGCTGGCCGACAGCCGCGCGAGTTTCGAGATCGAGGGCGAACATCCGCCGCGCAACCGGCTGGAGCGCTGGGGACGGGCTGTCGTTCAGGCCGGAAAACATGCGCTTACGCTGGATGAAATTGTTCGGCTTCACGGCGTTCTTATAGAAGACAACCGCCTCATCCGCCCCGGTCTTCGCCCCGACGGCGTTTTTCTTGGCGAGCGGGATCACGAGAACAATCCCATGCCGGAGTTCATCGGCGCGCGCCCTGACGATCTCGATAGCCTTATGAAGGGCATGATCGCCGCCAACACGCGCATGCGCGACGATGGAATCGATGCCGTTCTTCAGGCCGCCATCACGGCCTTCGGCTTCGTCTATATCCATCCGTTCCAGGATGGCAATGGACGGCTGCACCGCTGCCTGATCCACCATGTCCTGGCGGAACGCAAATTCACGCCGCCTGGCATGGTGTTTCCGGTTTCGTCCGTCATGCTGGACCGGATCGACGATTACCGCACGACGCTACAGGCGCATTCGGGACCGCTTATGGATTCCATAGAGTGGAAAGCGACCGCGGACCGGAATGTCGAGGTCCTGAACGACACAGCCGACCTGTACCGGTATTTCGACTGTACGGAAGAAGCTGAATTTCTCTACCAGTGCGTACAGCGCACCATAGAGCATGACCTGCCGCATGAGATCGATTACCTGCGCCGTCACGACGAAGCGCGCCGCAAAATCATGGAAACGGTCGAGATGCCGGACCGGCTTGCCGACGATCTGCTGCTGTTCATCCGGCAGAACAAAGGAACGCTGTCGAAGAAACGCAGAGAGCGTGAATTCAAGGCATTGAAGGACGAAGAAGTAGCGCAGATCGAAGAAGTGGTGCGCGATGCGTTCGATGGATTCGAAGAAGGGGATGCCGCAGAGAGCTCATCCGCTGATGACTCCAAATAA
- a CDS encoding DUF3892 domain-containing protein encodes MTNQVTCITKPHPHSPREHITHVGGVNPKGGFWYHTREQVADMIDSGKYSFHVKVGLYEVPVRTYILHGVKYIRTAPDDTTRDNLLSLNQCPVRAAA; translated from the coding sequence ATGACCAATCAAGTCACGTGTATCACGAAACCGCACCCGCATAGCCCTCGGGAGCACATTACCCACGTCGGTGGTGTCAACCCGAAGGGAGGGTTTTGGTATCACACGCGAGAGCAGGTCGCTGACATGATCGACAGCGGCAAATACAGCTTCCACGTTAAGGTCGGCCTCTACGAGGTGCCCGTGAGGACCTACATCCTTCACGGGGTCAAATATATCCGGACGGCACCGGATGATACGACGAGGGACAACCTTCTGAGTCTCAACCAGTGCCCCGTCCGCGCGGCGGCATAA
- a CDS encoding ImmA/IrrE family metallo-endopeptidase, whose translation MARLEEMSALEIGERLRTARNSAGKTQDDAANAIGVSRQTLISIEKGGRKVKPEELEHLAHFYDSSVNRLLARDAIHVDLNARFRRQGSEKRETSAAINTLNKLAASTVELERMLGIEFSPSYPPEQRILPGSIERQAEEAAMSLRHRLGVGLSPISDIVSLLEQELGIRVFIRPLPSEISGLFGYDPVVGACMVLNARHPWERRALTAAHETGHFVGSRSFVDVVELDESATTADERFATAFSLAFLMPPAAVRRKFQETIESDRRFTPRHLILMAHMFHVSPEAMCRQLERLELVPQGTFDSLRERGFNREFVRGVIGDVAPSSPNLPHNPRLAQLASSAYRRGLLSEGQLARMLDMDRVEVRHLLDAFGGGEGDEFAISLN comes from the coding sequence ATGGCACGTCTTGAAGAAATGTCCGCGCTTGAAATCGGCGAGCGATTGAGAACGGCTCGAAATTCTGCTGGAAAGACGCAGGATGACGCGGCCAATGCCATTGGCGTCTCCCGTCAAACCTTGATTTCGATTGAGAAGGGGGGGCGCAAGGTGAAGCCTGAAGAGCTGGAGCATCTTGCGCATTTCTATGACAGCTCGGTGAACCGGCTTCTCGCGAGGGATGCCATTCATGTCGATTTGAATGCGCGCTTTCGTCGACAGGGATCTGAGAAAAGGGAAACGAGCGCCGCTATCAACACGCTCAATAAACTTGCCGCGTCCACTGTCGAGCTGGAGCGCATGCTCGGCATTGAATTCTCGCCAAGTTATCCGCCCGAGCAGCGTATCTTGCCTGGCTCCATAGAACGGCAGGCTGAAGAGGCTGCGATGTCTCTTCGGCACCGGCTCGGCGTCGGGCTTTCCCCGATCTCCGACATTGTGTCACTGCTTGAACAGGAACTCGGTATACGCGTTTTCATCAGGCCGCTGCCATCCGAAATATCGGGTCTTTTTGGTTACGATCCCGTCGTGGGCGCCTGCATGGTTTTGAACGCGCGCCATCCCTGGGAACGCCGCGCGCTAACCGCTGCTCACGAAACGGGCCACTTTGTCGGCAGTCGTTCCTTTGTGGATGTTGTGGAGCTGGATGAAAGTGCAACGACCGCGGACGAGCGCTTTGCGACGGCTTTCTCGCTTGCGTTTCTAATGCCGCCAGCCGCAGTCCGGCGCAAATTTCAGGAAACGATCGAATCCGATCGCCGCTTTACGCCGCGCCATCTTATTCTGATGGCCCACATGTTCCACGTTTCGCCTGAGGCCATGTGCAGACAATTGGAACGTCTTGAACTTGTGCCGCAGGGGACGTTTGATAGCCTGCGTGAGCGTGGCTTCAACCGCGAATTCGTGCGTGGTGTGATCGGTGACGTCGCCCCGTCCTCTCCCAACTTGCCGCACAACCCCAGGCTCGCTCAACTCGCGTCGTCAGCCTATCGGAGAGGGCTTTTGTCCGAGGGTCAGCTGGCACGAATGCTGGATATGGACAGGGTAGAAGTCAGGCACCTTCTCGATGCTTTTGGCGGAGGTGAAGGCGATGAATTCGCGATCTCCCTCAATTGA
- a CDS encoding PIN domain-containing protein, translated as MFRLLIDTSVWLDLAKDYREQPIISALEDLVAAGEIELIVPQIVVDEFDRNKARVVDEARRSLQSHFRLCVRR; from the coding sequence GTGTTCAGGCTGCTGATCGATACAAGTGTATGGCTCGACCTCGCAAAGGATTACCGCGAGCAACCCATCATCAGCGCGCTCGAAGATCTGGTCGCTGCTGGCGAAATCGAATTGATCGTACCCCAGATCGTCGTCGATGAATTCGACCGCAACAAAGCCCGTGTCGTAGATGAGGCCCGGCGTAGCCTGCAATCGCATTTCCGACTGTGCGTGAGGCGGTGA
- a CDS encoding PIN domain-containing protein, which produces MREAVNRFGTDEYRADTLKALNEVDHKIVIGNEAVIDSVDRIEKLLTNTPPVVTSAAIKQRVTDRAIAGLAPYHRSKNSVGDAILIETYGEATGRRTGKNTRFGFVTHNSKDFSEPNGDRRKPHPDIGALFTPPKSTYWGSLVDVIKEIDPVLLDDHDSEFNYSQQPRRLSEILEAKHLLFRQVWYNRHWNLRSEVESGNTNCCPKRSIPVIPTSRMKRSMRFGRARWRRQRRPKMKFVWKTSVRGTISNGACSMASCPPCAGFWETNGTCSIRSINARPDFMGRASYGRNRLAITSSPSASASAPAFRSRSKSWRDLQAASAWPSG; this is translated from the coding sequence GTGCGTGAGGCGGTGAACCGCTTCGGTACGGACGAATACCGCGCGGACACCTTGAAGGCCCTGAACGAAGTCGATCATAAGATCGTCATCGGCAACGAGGCGGTTATCGATTCGGTTGACCGTATCGAAAAGCTTTTGACGAACACGCCGCCCGTCGTAACCAGCGCCGCGATCAAGCAGCGCGTCACCGACCGGGCGATTGCTGGCCTTGCCCCCTATCATCGCTCAAAGAACAGCGTCGGGGACGCCATCCTGATTGAAACCTATGGCGAGGCAACAGGCAGGCGGACCGGTAAGAACACGCGCTTCGGGTTTGTCACGCACAACAGCAAGGATTTCAGCGAGCCGAACGGCGACAGGCGCAAACCGCACCCGGATATCGGCGCCTTGTTCACGCCGCCGAAATCGACCTACTGGGGGTCGCTCGTCGATGTCATCAAGGAAATCGATCCCGTCCTCCTGGACGATCACGACAGCGAGTTCAACTATTCACAACAGCCGCGCCGCCTGTCAGAAATTCTCGAAGCCAAGCATCTGCTGTTCCGCCAAGTCTGGTATAACCGCCACTGGAATCTCCGCAGCGAAGTTGAAAGCGGCAACACAAATTGCTGCCCGAAGCGCAGTATTCCCGTAATCCCTACAAGCAGGATGAAACGCTCGATGCGGTTTGGGCGGGCGCGCTGGCGGCGGCAAAGAAGACCGAAGATGAAGTTCGTTTGGAAAACCTCGGTCCGTGGGACGATTTCGAATGGGGCATGCTCAATGGCAAGCTGTCCGCCCTGCGCTGGATTCTGGGAGACGAATGGGACATGCTCGATACGTAGCATAAATGCGCGCCCCGATTTTATGGGACGCGCATCTTACGGTCGTAATCGCCTCGCAATTACGTCTTCGCCTTCGGCGTCGGCATCAGCTCCTGCGTTTCGATCTCGTTCAAAATCTTGGCGAGATCTTCAGGCGGCGTCGGCTTGGCCGTCAGGATAG